Within Triticum dicoccoides isolate Atlit2015 ecotype Zavitan chromosome 1B, WEW_v2.0, whole genome shotgun sequence, the genomic segment GCTTCATTCTTGGGCAGCCAAATAGCTCTTATACATTGTTTTCGGAGCACTGTAGACTCTACTCCTAATGCAGCTGTTGGTAGTCTCCGcaggtcaattttcgtcccacttATCATGATATTTTTCGTCCTCCCTCCCACCTCCCCCAACCGACCAGCGGCAAAAAAAATGAGTTCGCGATGCTCCCACGTGCAAATCTCCGGTCGATCGATAGAAAAAACCGATGTAAAAAAAATCTACGAAATTTAACCGACGAAGAAAAACCTACGAGGGCAGGTACGAGCGATTCCTCGGACAAAAAAATGGACGAACCGGGAGCAAGGCCCCCTCGCATCCCCACCCACCCACCCGTGCCCCTTCCCCTCCAGCTCTTCCTCTCGGGTCCCAACCCTGGGCTAGGGTTCCATACGCCGCCGCCTTCGGGCGGACCACATACGCTGACGTTGAGGTCCGAGAGGAGCGGGCCGCCGCACCGTCTTCCGCCTTGTCGGCTACATCTCCCCGTCCCGATCCTTCTCTCCATGCGCGGCCACTCCTATGACACGCATCCCGATAGTCTCCGCCAGCACTGCGACGGGCGTGGCCTCCACACGCAGCGTCAACCCCCTCCAGATCCGGCCGTCGTCGAGGGCGTATCCATCCAGCAGTGCGCCGTCACCTCCCCTCCAGATCCGGCCGTCGTCAAGGGCGTATCCATCCAGCAGCGCGCCGTCATCTCAATCATCACCGTCTGCGGCGTCATCACCCAGGCCCAGTCGTGGGCCCGCAAGACCTCCATGATCTCCCTTTTCGTCTGCCAGGTCATTGAGACCAACATCCACGAGTAAGATGCCAGCCCCTTCCCCTCTGCTACCATCGCTGGATTTGCAAATTGATTGTTTGGGCAAAGAATTAGATTTCAGGGTTAACCTGTttgtcttggattgcatcgcccgcTAAAACTTGTCTCATTCGCGGAGATTCATTCATCTGTCAGACGGCATGTGCTCGGCATAGATTTTGTGGCTGGATGTGTGATTTCAGCATAGATTTTGTGTACAGGTGATTGACGGCCAGAGGACTAACTGCAACCTCGTCTGCCTCAGGGTCCAGAGGTCCAAAGCGCCACAACAAACTGCCTCTGCATCCATATGCTGGCAATTTACTTACTTTGATTGTTAGTCGTTGACCATGAGCAAGAATCTGTCAATTAATTTGATGCTTCAATTAAATTGTAATTTGCTGAATTACTACTGGTTAAGCACTGTGCAGGTCTTTGTTTGATTGTTAGTCGGTGACCATTAGCAAGAAGTTGTAGGAGGTTAAAATCATCTGCCAACTCTCTTTAAAAAAACTGCCAACTTAATTAATCAATCATGTGGAATCTAGATTTAGTTCCTGTTTAGTTTGACATTTTTAGTAGAAGGGTTAGTGTCAATCTAGATTTGCTATGAGTAATTTGAAAAATACTGGTGTTACATATTTGCTAGGACTATCTGTGTACACGTCTAATGCCCTTTCTGATGTTTCTCATTATCGAGATTACGCTTTTTAAAAATGTGTTTGTTTTGTTTAGTGTCAATCTATAACAAAATCTGTTTTGATTCCACTCCGGAAAATCTTCAAAGTGATGCTAATTCTCCATGATTATTAACTTGACGTCTGAAATCTTAATTTCCACTGTCCTATTTTGGTTTATTTCAGTTCAGTGTGGTAATCTACAGCAATCAAGTTAACAAAACTGAAGCATTTTAGCAAGGCAACGGTGCAATTGCTCTTTTGGTGGAAGATGAAGCTTTTGTTGGGCTTGTGATGTTTTTTCTGAAGAAGTCTGACGATGAACTCGAAAGACAGATGGCATGCGGTATTTGTGATATAGAACTAAATGATTCAGGACTGCACTAGCTCCAGAAAGGGTGGCATTCTTCATATTTTGATGCAACTTCATGATACTAGGTCGTTTCTATTTGTTCTGATGCAACTTCTATAATGGCAGGTTGCTACTACAGGGTTACCCGATGTTGCCTCATGTCAGTTATATCTTCCAATATTTACAGAACCTTCTGAATCTGATACCAGGACATGCTGATGATAACCTTCCAGTTTTACTGAATCATAGTTACTTGAGTAATCTCTACTCTTAAAGTGTTCTTCGAAGGTGCTCATCACATCTGTCGATATACAACACCGTAGTTATTGATGGACGAACTTGGCATCTCAGCCAGTACTCTGCCTCATCAATAGTTTGATGTCCCTTTGCATGAAGTTAGGCCAACATCATAAGATCCGTAGCCTTTTTGAGGAGATGAAGGTGAAGATTATTAAGCCGGATAACCTCACATGTTGCATTCTAATGACCAGTCGTGCGGCATTGAACAGGATAGATGTTGTTGGAGAAGTTTTAGAAGAAATGCAAGAAAAGGATGTAGTTCTAGGGTGGTCTGCATACAGCATGGTTTCTATCCACCTGAGTGCTGGTTTGGTTTTAAATAACAGTCCGCTTTAAATAAACTCGAGGGCCTTGATTTTAGAAGGTAACATAAATATCTAGATTGAGTTCATGGTCATGGGGCTGTTTGTTACAGTTCAGGCAAGAGTTTAGTTCATAATGCTCAATTTCATCATGCTTGTATCACCACCACCGTGTAATATAACATAGTACTATGCACAACGATGCGTCAGCACTAAGCTCAGCATCTAAATAACTTGAAATGCTGGATCAGAGTTTTTTTAGTTCATAAAAAATGATTTTATTTCTCCTGATGCATTGTTATTTAGGCTTCATTATTCTTCAATTTCTGGCAAAGTAATAAACATGCCATATATAAATTGGTAATGAACGGctaaatatatatatatgttttgttatttaggCTTATTATTCTACAATTTCTGTCAAATTAATGAACATGCCATACATAAGTTGTTTTtgaaccctatatatatatatgtcccctGTTGCAACGTACAACCTCTTttcctttatttctttttttaataTTAAAGGCAGGTGAGTTTTTTTACATTGTTTATAAATTTTTAAAACCATGGGAAAGTAGTGCATCAGGGAAGGTTCACCACTAGACACCCCTGATTGCAACAAAATATCCTTTATGTTTGATTTTTCTGGTAATTATGTATTTAACAGATCTCTCCTTAAAAAATAATAACAACCAGTGTTGAACTAATAAAGTTCTAAATCTATATTGAGACACAATTGGTGTTGAGGCATTAAATATGTATAGCCCGTTGCAACTCACGGGCTCCTCAGCCATATGTATGCTTTGACCTACTTATATGTTGTTTTCTTGGGCCTTGGTGCTCTCTACATCGCTTCTCAAACTGTGACAGTAACAGTGAGGCTACTCCCTATCCTTCTCATCTTTCAAACCTGTGGCACTGATGGATCACACCTTAACCTTGCAGGAGTTGTTATGGACCATCTGGTTTTCTTCAGGAATCCACACCACCGACAATTCTAATGAGAAGATCCAGCTGACATCCTTCTTGCTACAACCACTCTGTTCTGTACTTCTATTGCCTCATACGGCCTTTGGCAGATACCCGTGAGATGAACTCCACTAAAAATCCCTCAAGAATTGTGAACCCATTAATTAGGGATTTAACTTTAGAAAAATCAACAGAGTCTACAGCTAGGAGAGATAATTTTAAAAAATTCTTGTTACTTGCAATTCCTGATCTAGGTTAAGAATGTACTGCTCACGATGCAGATTGTATATATATTATTCGGATGATCAGATGGGTCTTCTTCTACATTTGGTTACTCAGATTGTAAGTTATTGTGTAAATCTACTGTCATCATACTTTTACTTTCCTTTGTGTTGACGTAGAGGTACGAACAAAGCTACAAAGTGATAAGGGCACATGATCTAGATTTTTTACACTCTTCTTGGCAGCCAATGAATTATCTTTATTTGAATCCATAATTCGCCTTTTCGTGCAAAACAGATGTGGAGTATGCATTCTCCATCTTAATAGCTCACAAACAGGTTATGGGTACCATATCTTAGCAACACACATCAGACTGAAACAGACATTAGAGTGTTACTCCCTCTGTTTGAAAATAAAGTGTGTTGTTCAACCTTGACCGTAAATTTGTCTATTTTGACAAATCATAATCAGACGATGGTGTTCCTCGACATGAATATAATGGTGTCTATTTTGTGCATCATAAGCTATTTTGTGCAACGTAAGCTATATATTACTTGGCTATTGTTGGTCAAAGCACAAATTTGGACAGTCAAAAGACGCTTTATATTTTGAAATGGAAGGAGTACCTTTTGGTGCCTCATTGGTTATGGTTGTGATACGTATTTTGTGCATTTATTTGTAAAAGGAGTAGAAACCCAACCTAGAAGCATAAAGTGACAGAGAAATACCTGCTGCTCCTTAAACAGGTTGGTATAAGTCTTCGATATTTGGTTTAACATGCTACAGTGTATAAAAAACCGAGCTTGCATATAAAGCGGCCTGGAAGAACATTTGGACACTTTATATGTGGTGTGAAATTCAGGTTATTATCAATTACTTGCATGGAATAGGTAGCATGCTGCTGAACAAGTAACGTCATTTTATTAATTCTGATTTAATACCGGACAATGATGCTTCATATCATTACGACACTGCATAATTTATTCCACTCTTGTGTTGCAGGTCAAGAAAAAAGATGAGGTATCTCTGCGAGAAGTTGCCTTTCTTTAAGCCTGTTGTCTTTTCAAAATCTCATCTACCCCCGATTCTGTCTGGACTTGGATATGATTATGGAATCGATCCGGAGGTTGCACAGAGCTCTGCAGAATCGATCCGGAGGTACCAGACTACAAGAAGTACTGGAGGAGATTTCTCACTTGAGATCAATTCTTGGATGAGTGCAATGTAAATCCATAGCACACTTGACCAGAACCATCGACAACATTTTGTGATGCCCACTAGCCTTCTCCCCAGAATCAGTCTCTGTCGACTGGATGCCTATAGCTCCCAAGAGTTGCACTGTCATTGACTACCATCGACAACAAACTGCACGCAGCAGCTGAAAAGGAGAAGAGGTGCTGCCATTAGCCTACCGGTGTCCACAGTATTGAGCAGAACATCACATGTCCATTGCACTAAATAGATTGATTGATGGTTTTGGGATCTTGCGATTTTTCATGTAGCAGGCAAAGGATGATGTCTCGTTGTCCAGATTGTTTGGTAAGATCATCTATGCAAAGATTCGTTTCATGTTTCTCTCTTTTGCCAAGAAGTGCACACACATGTATTCTCATTCACTTCTTCGGTACAACCCCTAAACACAACAACGACTGAGATCGCTCCGTACCCCTTCATTAAAAAGGGTAAGATTGTCCCAGCACATAAAAAGCCGCCGCCCGCGCGACGGGGCTGTACCCGCGCGACGGGGGCTCTACGCCGACTACCCCGTACACGCGTCCGTCCACGTACGTACGACGTCGTACGACCAAAGAAAAAAAAACGGCGTGACACGCGTCCGTCCGCGTTCGTACGACGACGACCGAAGAAAAAAAAACAACGTGACCTGTCGAGCGAAGTACTCATGGCGACGTATCGTCGGCTGGACGGGAAAAAAATAAGACGACGCGACGTGTGGGGACGGGCAGTTGCGTGCCGTCTAAGCGTCGGTCAAGGGCGGTTCCCGACGCGCCGGCTGGCCCGATGCGCCATTAATGCCGGCATTACGCCGGGTGTCGGTCACCTACCGGACGGCCTCCCCCACCCACTGACGCCTGCGTTTAAAACACCGCTCGTCGCCCCGTTTGCCTCCCCCCACTCCACTCGACGCGCCTCGACCCGCTCACCCCACCCACCGACGCGCTCCACCGACGACGAGCTCCAATTCCCGGTGGCCGCCATGGCGTCCGACGGTGACGGCGGCGGTAGCTCGTGGCCGACGAGCCTGGGCACGTAGGAGACAGACGAGCTCATCCGTCTCGGGCTGATGGTGCCGCCGGGCTGCTGTCTGCCTCGCATGTTCCACATCACCGCCGACGGGTACCCGACGAGGGGGCCCGGCGCGACGCCGGCCGAGCTTCGCGAGCACGAGGGCGGCCGGTGGAACATCGTCGGCCGAACGAGATTTTGGAAGGGCAAGAACTTCTGGTCCGTCGTCGCGCAGGCTCGTCGGGAGTTGCGGTTCGGCGGGTCGTCGTCGGGCCCGGGCGGCTCGTCGTCGGGCCCGGGCGGCTCGTCGTCTGCCGCGCGCGGCTCGTCTTCCGCCCCGCGCCGGCCCCGCCGTCCCCCTCCAGCGGCCGCGCCGTCTCCGACCTCGTCCTGCCGTCCGGTTCCCGCCATCGCCcggcccgcctcccctcccatcgTCGAGATCCCGCTGGAGCAGTTCGCACTGCGCGAGGACGACGACCCCGACGACTGCCCCGGCTATCTCATCGCACTACGGGCGTCGCAGGCAGAAGTGGCggccgcgacggcggcggcggaggcgagagaGGCCGCCGAGCTGCAGGCCGCACTCGACgcggcggcggctatggcggcggcagCAGAGGCCGCCGAGCTGCAGGCAACAGTCGACGCGGCAGCGGCCATCGAAGCGGTGCAGCCGCAGGTGGCtcaggaggaagacgacggcggcTACTGGGACGACGGCGTCAAGAGCAGCGACGACAACGACGGTGACGAGGACGGTGACGTTGGTGCGGGCGAGATCGTGGACCTCGTCGCCTCCGACGACGACGAGTAGATTAGGTTTAGATTAGGTCGTTATGTTTAATTAAGTCCTATTTAATTAACTTTTTTATGTTTTAATGTAAAATGAACCGTCATTATGTTAAATGAAGTATTGTTTATCGTTATGTTGGAGTGATGAAACTTAGTATGAAATATTATGGAAAAAAGTGAAtcattttataaaagaaaattgaCCCGAAATAAATTAAAATTAAATAGTTTACTGGTATAATTTAAAGATTATATAaaaaaaggatgaagagaggaaaaaaaagaaaaagaaaaaaacgaaatTAGAAGAAGGCATTCgtaaaataaattaaaaaatgaGTATGAAATAATTTTAAATTAAAAACAGTGTTTTAGGACTGTCGAAGCCAAAAACCGTACAAAATGGAAACAGACCAAAAATGCACATAAAAAATTTAGTATGAAATATTATAGACAAAAAGTGAATCATTTTATAAAAGAAAAGTGACCGAAAGGAACTAAAATTAAATAGTTTACCGGTATAATTGAAAAGATagtaaaaattatataaaaaaagatgaagagaggaaaaaagaaaaagaaaaaaagaaattagAAGAAGGAATTtgtaaattttttaaaaaaataggtaTGAAATAATTTTAAATTAAAAACAGTGTTTTAGGACTGTCGAAGCCAAAAACCGTACAAAATGCAAACAGACCAAAAATGCACATAAAATTGGCATGCATGATTCTCATGTTGATACAATTCGATAAAAAAAATTGGGCACGTTTGTAAGTTACAGAAAGAAAGGTGTTTGGTACATACCATTTCGCACCGAAACCACCGCGTTGCACAGCAAGTGCCAGTTTGGTTTGCCGGAATGCACGGCAGCGCGTGTGGGGACCCGCCCAGTGACCGCACGCCAGAGATGAACGAAATCAGAGtacgaacgcacgttgcgtcacgtccgggcagtgcTTTACGGGTTTTCGGtgcggaaaatcatagaaaatccgtACAGCGTCAAAACGCGACAAATTTTTGCGTGCGTGTCCTGCATGGTCATTGTGGCCCGTGAAAAAAAGAAGAGCGACTTTGGCGNNNNNNNNNNNNNNNNNNNNNNNNNNNNNNNNNNNNNNNNNNNNNNNNNNNNNNNNNNNNNNNNNNNNNNNNNNNNNNNNNNNNNNNNNNNNNNNNNNNNNNNNNNNNNNNNNNNNNNNNNNNNNNNNNNNNNNNNNNNNNNNNNNNNNNNNNNNNNNNNNNNNNNNNNNNNNNNNNNNNNNNNNNNNNNNNNNNNNNNNNNNNNNNNNNNNNNNNNNNN encodes:
- the LOC119348693 gene encoding uncharacterized protein LOC119348693; protein product: MRGHSYDTHPDSLRQHCDGRGLHTQRQPPPDPAVVEGVSIQQCAVTSPPDPAVVKGVSIQQRAVISIITVCGVITQAQSWARKTSMISLFVCQVIETNIHDSVW